TCTGTGTTGACAGGGCATCCATCGCGGCAATCGATTTGTCTCAAGTAGTAATCTAGATCGGGGATAACAACGTCGAACAACGTTTTAAATGTATTTTCATTGTCATCTTCAGACACAAAAAAGTTCCTTCTCTCATAGGACGCACCGTCAGTTGGATAAACACGATGCGCCCTGGCTCAGAAATGAATTGACGCGGCATCTGCCACTCTATCAAATAAAATTGATTATTTAAAGTTGAAAAAATTTTTGATTTGATAATTTTGAAGATGATGAAATTTTTATGAGAAAATTATCCTGAAACCATCATAGACGTGTGCAGGTTCCCTAAAAGAAATATCTACGTTTTTGACATAGCCCGGGCCTTTTTTTCCCGAAAGCTCTTCGATCAAATTCTCAAGATCTTCCCGTTTTCCGATAGCAAAAATCTCCACCGTTCCGTCCGGCAAATTTTCCACCGTGCCGGAAATTCCCATTTCAGAAGCTTTGCGTTTTGTCGTGTCGCGAAAAAAAACACCTTGAACTCTTCCGTGAACAATCGCATGCATCTCAACAGCACCCATAATTTTCAATCAACTCCCGCACTTCCTCTAAATTTTTTGCTTTGCTGATTAAACCGCGGAAATCACGTGTTCCCGGAGATTTTTTCAAATACCAACACCCCACCTTTCGCATTTCAAGCACGGTTCTGCGGTCGCTATGGTAGCGGCTGGCAAATCGGTAGTGTTCAAGCAACGCCTTTCTATCGTCTTCCAGAGTTCTTTCCACAGGTTTCAAACCGCACAAATGACGCTGAATATCCTCTGCGATCCATGGTTTTCCCATTGTTCCTCTTGAAACGAGAACAGCATCGCAACCGGTGTACCTGAACATCTGTTCCGCAGCTTCAGCGTCAAAGACATCGCCATTTCCGATCACCTTTATCTTCCCTGCCGTTTCTTTGCAAGCCTTGATATAATCCCAATTAGCGTCTCCACGGTAAGCCTGTTTCCGCGTCCTGCCATGGATCGCAATCGCTGCAGCTCCAGCCTTCTCTGCCAAGCGAGTAATCTCCTCGGCAATAATTGACTCATCATCCCAACCGGCGCGAATCTTCACCGTAACAGGAACGCTTACCGCAGCCACCATTTCAGATAAAATTTCCGCGATTTTTTCCGGCTGTTTTAACAAACCGGATCCACTTCCATCTTTGGTTACCTTATCGACAGGGCAGCCGCAATTCAAGTCAATCACATCAAAGCCAAGATCCTCAAGAATTTTAGCAGCCTTACCGGCCAATTCAGGCTTGCTTCCGCAAAGTTGGGCGCCAATCGGATGCATGCCTTCTTCATAATCCAAAATATGAAAAGTCGCCGGATCGTGCCGAATCAACGCATCCATCTTGACCATTTCACAATAGATAAGGCCTGGGTTGTATTGAGCGCACATTTGCCGAAAAGGAAAATCGGAACAACCAGCCAACGGCGAGTAGAAAACATTATTTGGAAGGGAGATATTTCCCAGCTTAAAAGGAGTTTGAATAAATTTCATTTAATAAAAGAGAGTGTAGGCCAACCATTTAGTGAAATGTTCGATGATCCCCAAACACAAAAAGGCAACAATCGGGCTAAAGTCGATCATGCCCAAAGGTGGGATGATTTGACGAAAAACGTTTAGATAAGGATCTGTGTAGTAACGGACGAACTGCATAAATTTATATTCGTTTAACTCTGGAAGCCAAGAACCCAAGATCCTTACAAACAACATAATCATGTAAACGAGGAAAATCCGGTCTATCAATAAAATCAGCATCAATTCTCCATAAAACTTGGCAGAAGACTATTTTACAGGAAAAACAGCGTACCGTCAATCTCTAACAATAATCATTGAAACATAATCAACTTATAATAAACAACTTAAAACAAAAACATTCAACTTGAACGCCCTAAATTTTAAGTTGATTCGGTATATAGTAAAAATCAACATCTGCTATAATATCCAGCATTATGACCACAGAAAAACCAACCTCTTCCCATACAACCGGATTGGAGATCGATGAAAAAGAAATCCGCGCTGTGCAGATCAAGTGGAAAAAAGGACGCCTCTCTACAGGAAAAATCCTCTCAATCCCACTAGATCTCGAACCTCCAAACCATGTAAAGCCGCTTTACACGGAAAAATCGGAGAAACAGTTGCGCTCTCTGTTGAACAAGGATCTTATCGTCACAGGCATGCCGGCTTCCGATGTGATGGTGAGAAATTTGACTGTTCAGCTTTCCAAAGAAAAAGATATTGACCAAGTTTTGGAATTTCAAACAGAGCCTCTATTGCCATTTCCTGTCAAGGATGCGATTGTCGACCGCATGATTTCAGGAAAAGGATTGGATCACACGGACTTGACAGTTTGTGCAGTGAAAAACGAACTGATATCCGAACACATAGCAATTTGGCACGAAGTTGGGGTTGAGCCGGAAGTTATTTCCTGCTCACAAGCAGCTTTGAGCACTTTTTCAAAAACTTTCTCTCCCATTGACGGCCTTCACTATCTGCTACACCTAGGCCGCGAAGAAACAATCTGTTTACTGGTAAATAACGGAATATTATTAAACTCCCAAACCATTGGAAGTGGAATCAAGGATTTGGAAGAGGCTTTTGCCGTAGACAGCGGCTTGATCGATAAAAAATTAGAGAAAGAATTAAAAAATTGCGATGCGAATGCAGTCACTACAACATCCCACCCCAAACTTTTTCAAAAAATTCAAAAATTAAGCATTGAAATTACAAAGTGCTTATATGCTCTGGCAAAGCAGCATCCCGCCCAGGAGATTGATCATCTTTTACTCACAGGAAACAGCTCTGCATTGATCAACCTTCCAGATCGTTTGAATCAATCATTGAAGAAAAAACTGCACACCCCTAAAAACACGAAAGGATTTTCTTTAACTCCCTTAGAACTTCAACAGTTTGCTCTGCCCATAGGCTTGGCTCTTCAAGCAGTTTCCGGTTCAAGCCATCAAATCAACTTCCGGCAAAAAGAATATCTCTACCCATATCCATGGAAGCGAATCAAGAAGCCCATCGCAATCTATTTTGCTTTTTGCGCATTGTTATCCGGAGTTATCCTATTTTTTGGAAACGCCTATATTGCATACAAAGAAGATTCTTTACGCAAGGAATACCTGAACCTATTGGAGTTGATGAATAAACCGTTCAACGAAATGGAAGCAGAAATCAAAAAAAAGACCCCTTATATCAAAACGTTCGAAAATGGCTCGGATGTTCTCTTAAAAAAAATGTCTCAGAGTGATATCGCTTACCGAATTCAACTCATAGAAAATGAAATCAAAGAAACCCCTGATACATTTCCTTTGCTCCCAAACACACCTAATGTTAGCGATTTTCTGGCATGGCTAAGCAATTATCCCCACATAAAACCTTCTAAAGAAAAAAACGGCAGCGACACAATTTCTCTTGAAAGTTTAAGCTATAAAATGGTCAAACGGCCAGATATCAATAAGAAAAGAGAGCGGTACCAAGTGAAGGTAGAGCTGGAATTTTCTACCCCTACACCTCGATATGCCAGGGAATTTCACGACATTTTACTAGCACCCAATGAAATGGTCGATCCAAACGAGGATGTGAAATGGAGTGCAGAAAGGGGCCGCTACCGCGCTTCATTCTTCCTGAAGGATCGCACTCTATATCCTACAGGGAAAAGGAAGTAGCCGATGAAAGGAATTCCTCAATCACGCATGATTCTTTATCTTCTTGTGAT
This genomic window from Waddlia chondrophila WSU 86-1044 contains:
- a CDS encoding acylphosphatase, translated to MGAVEMHAIVHGRVQGVFFRDTTKRKASEMGISGTVENLPDGTVEIFAIGKREDLENLIEELSGKKGPGYVKNVDISFREPAHVYDGFRIIFS
- the dusB gene encoding tRNA dihydrouridine synthase DusB; the encoded protein is MKFIQTPFKLGNISLPNNVFYSPLAGCSDFPFRQMCAQYNPGLIYCEMVKMDALIRHDPATFHILDYEEGMHPIGAQLCGSKPELAGKAAKILEDLGFDVIDLNCGCPVDKVTKDGSGSGLLKQPEKIAEILSEMVAAVSVPVTVKIRAGWDDESIIAEEITRLAEKAGAAAIAIHGRTRKQAYRGDANWDYIKACKETAGKIKVIGNGDVFDAEAAEQMFRYTGCDAVLVSRGTMGKPWIAEDIQRHLCGLKPVERTLEDDRKALLEHYRFASRYHSDRRTVLEMRKVGCWYLKKSPGTRDFRGLISKAKNLEEVRELIENYGCC
- a CDS encoding YggT family protein, with translation MLILLIDRIFLVYMIMLFVRILGSWLPELNEYKFMQFVRYYTDPYLNVFRQIIPPLGMIDFSPIVAFLCLGIIEHFTKWLAYTLFY
- the pilM gene encoding pilus assembly protein PilM, which codes for MTTEKPTSSHTTGLEIDEKEIRAVQIKWKKGRLSTGKILSIPLDLEPPNHVKPLYTEKSEKQLRSLLNKDLIVTGMPASDVMVRNLTVQLSKEKDIDQVLEFQTEPLLPFPVKDAIVDRMISGKGLDHTDLTVCAVKNELISEHIAIWHEVGVEPEVISCSQAALSTFSKTFSPIDGLHYLLHLGREETICLLVNNGILLNSQTIGSGIKDLEEAFAVDSGLIDKKLEKELKNCDANAVTTTSHPKLFQKIQKLSIEITKCLYALAKQHPAQEIDHLLLTGNSSALINLPDRLNQSLKKKLHTPKNTKGFSLTPLELQQFALPIGLALQAVSGSSHQINFRQKEYLYPYPWKRIKKPIAIYFAFCALLSGVILFFGNAYIAYKEDSLRKEYLNLLELMNKPFNEMEAEIKKKTPYIKTFENGSDVLLKKMSQSDIAYRIQLIENEIKETPDTFPLLPNTPNVSDFLAWLSNYPHIKPSKEKNGSDTISLESLSYKMVKRPDINKKRERYQVKVELEFSTPTPRYAREFHDILLAPNEMVDPNEDVKWSAERGRYRASFFLKDRTLYPTGKRK